From Candidatus Neomarinimicrobiota bacterium, the proteins below share one genomic window:
- the pruA gene encoding L-glutamate gamma-semialdehyde dehydrogenase has protein sequence MTPFKNLPVRHFDQDKDIGAVAAELKRLQSRAGQSYPLIIGEQSFTNGSQLRSTNPADPDQVLALFQKATQAQAQAAIEVASHTFKTWKETPAQRRADILLRAAEILRRRRDEAVATMVLEAGKSWIEADADLAEAVDFLEYYAREALRYAQPQPIVPTDGEELDLFYIPLGVGAVIPPWNFPLAILTGMTAAAIVTGNTVVLKPASETPLTGQLLAEAFAEAGLPTGVLTYLTGSGGEIGDFIVEHPQVRFIAFTGSMEVGLGINERAAKARPGQIWIKRVIVEMGGKDAIVVDSDADLDAAAEGIVASAFGYQGQKCSACSRLIVHEQIYEPLINKVVALAEAINVGAPEDRHQFMGPVINQAALDKVQDYVEIGRQEGHLLTGGERIGDQGYFHQPTIIADIKPDARLAQEEVFGPVLAVIKAQDFDEALAFANHTIYGLTGAVYSRNRDHLEQAKRAFHVGNLYLNRKCTGAMVGVHPFGGFNMSGTDSKAGGPDYLGLFLQAKSVASKV, from the coding sequence ATGACCCCCTTTAAGAATTTGCCCGTCAGACATTTCGACCAGGACAAGGACATTGGCGCTGTAGCGGCTGAACTAAAGCGGCTGCAGTCCAGAGCCGGCCAGAGCTACCCCCTCATCATTGGTGAGCAATCGTTCACCAATGGCAGCCAGCTGCGTAGCACCAATCCCGCCGACCCCGATCAGGTACTGGCCCTATTCCAAAAAGCCACCCAGGCCCAGGCCCAGGCAGCCATCGAAGTTGCCAGTCATACTTTTAAAACCTGGAAGGAGACCCCCGCTCAGCGGCGGGCGGATATCCTGCTCCGGGCCGCCGAAATTCTGCGCCGACGCCGGGATGAAGCCGTTGCCACCATGGTCCTGGAGGCCGGAAAGAGCTGGATTGAGGCTGACGCAGACTTGGCCGAAGCTGTCGACTTCCTGGAATACTACGCCCGGGAGGCACTGCGCTATGCCCAGCCCCAGCCGATAGTCCCAACTGATGGTGAGGAGCTGGACCTCTTCTACATCCCTCTGGGCGTGGGCGCCGTCATACCACCCTGGAATTTTCCCCTTGCCATCCTCACCGGCATGACCGCAGCCGCGATTGTTACCGGCAACACGGTGGTACTCAAGCCTGCCAGCGAGACCCCTCTCACGGGACAGCTGCTGGCGGAGGCCTTCGCAGAGGCCGGCCTGCCCACGGGGGTCCTTACTTACCTGACCGGCAGTGGCGGGGAGATCGGCGATTTTATTGTGGAGCACCCGCAGGTGCGATTCATCGCGTTTACCGGAAGCATGGAGGTGGGCCTAGGCATTAACGAGCGGGCGGCCAAGGCGCGGCCGGGTCAAATCTGGATCAAGCGGGTCATCGTTGAAATGGGGGGCAAGGATGCCATCGTGGTGGACAGTGATGCCGACCTGGATGCTGCCGCCGAGGGCATCGTCGCCTCAGCCTTTGGCTACCAGGGCCAGAAGTGCTCTGCCTGCTCGCGGCTCATTGTGCATGAGCAGATCTACGAGCCGCTCATCAATAAGGTCGTTGCCTTGGCCGAGGCCATCAACGTTGGTGCCCCGGAGGACCGGCACCAATTTATGGGCCCGGTCATCAACCAGGCGGCGCTGGACAAGGTCCAGGATTACGTCGAGATCGGCCGCCAGGAGGGCCACCTGCTCACGGGCGGCGAGCGCATCGGCGACCAGGGCTACTTCCACCAGCCCACCATCATCGCGGACATCAAGCCCGATGCCAGGCTGGCCCAGGAGGAAGTTTTCGGGCCGGTGCTGGCGGTGATCAAAGCCCAAGACTTTGATGAGGCCCTCGCTTTTGCGAACCACACCATCTACGGCCTCACCGGGGCGGTCTACAGCCGCAACCGGGATCACCTGGAGCAAGCCAAACGCGCCTTTCACGTAGGTAACCTCTATCTCAACCGCAAATGCACCGGCGCTATGGTGGGGGTCCACCCCTTCGGCGGGTTTAACATGTCCGGCACAGACTCCAAGGCTGGCGGGCCAGATTATCTGGGGTTGTTTCTCCAAGCCAAATCAGTAGCCAGTAAGGTCTAG
- a CDS encoding nucleoside deaminase — MSSAADHKFMRLALEDCRQAFVRNEGGPFGACIVRDGEVLAVAHNTVLKERDPTAHAEMNAIRATSRTLGSHDLSGCVIYATSEPCPMCFAAIHWARMGQIFAGTRIEDVKALGFNELPIHNLLLRELAGLSISLEADILRAECRQLLEDWKAQTLAEVY, encoded by the coding sequence ATGAGCTCCGCCGCTGACCACAAGTTTATGCGCCTGGCCCTTGAGGACTGCAGGCAGGCGTTTGTCCGGAACGAGGGTGGCCCTTTCGGTGCCTGCATTGTACGGGACGGCGAGGTGCTCGCCGTTGCGCACAACACCGTCCTGAAGGAGCGCGATCCTACAGCCCACGCCGAGATGAATGCCATCCGCGCAACCAGCCGAACTCTGGGCAGCCACGATTTGTCAGGCTGCGTCATTTATGCCACCTCCGAGCCGTGCCCCATGTGCTTCGCCGCTATACACTGGGCGCGCATGGGGCAGATATTTGCGGGCACCCGGATAGAAGATGTCAAGGCGCTGGGCTTCAACGAGCTGCCTATTCACAACCTGCTGCTCCGGGAGCTGGCCGGGCTGTCCATCAGCCTCGAAGCGGATATCCTGCGGGCTGAATGCCGCCAGCTGCTGGAGGACTGGAAGGCACAGACTTTGGCTGAAGTCTACTGA